One stretch of Oceanipulchritudo coccoides DNA includes these proteins:
- a CDS encoding SUMF1/EgtB/PvdO family nonheme iron enzyme, whose translation MKFLHKYGTRTNEIRRARRELYLRISMVIAVLLFFAGMIIISKFRPRIDEDQVPESALNVGDPFNNPKLIRLRADVEAILNQIDGGPNGMEEMQALERAISLQREVISLRGSEVAPKADLDKLEELLTMYDVDMGRFLMAQSMRLEKEADGKMENREYEEAIQALEKARNLQEEIDQQYPRSTDRNPSRLHRLNNQILSWQTKPLADEADRLKREAFSLVESGRFAEARDSIQKALEKQQELNDSFRSSRSASMARMREFEDAWKLVQVAEEASLVQTMTQEARSALSSEQYTLSIARAEEAEIIQRKIMDRFPELEVANPEILMDISRLKDTAASLPAFKELNALQESVREMLRTRNMEPFKNKVSEWTRATQAFIREFPNSEYAGNLEMEKVAYLHENREDIPGILETVYGNLLPVEGFKDKLLYRTEVPQSLFFQVTKQNPSVKKDPALPVDSVTWEETGDFLNKLSWILAHPVSLPTLEQFKAAIGSMNPEEIRATAWSSENTSREIQLVGTSKPGKNGFYDLAGNVAEWLSGEENNLTGRATAVGGSARDTSTRLATIPEESRSRTERNRFVGFRFVVDFSE comes from the coding sequence ATGAAATTCCTACATAAATACGGAACCCGGACAAATGAGATCCGGCGCGCTCGCCGGGAGCTTTACCTGCGAATTTCGATGGTTATCGCCGTCCTGCTCTTTTTCGCGGGAATGATAATTATTTCCAAATTCCGTCCGAGAATCGATGAGGACCAGGTCCCGGAAAGCGCTTTGAATGTGGGGGATCCCTTTAACAACCCCAAACTGATTCGTCTGCGGGCGGATGTGGAAGCCATCCTGAACCAAATTGACGGGGGGCCAAACGGCATGGAGGAAATGCAGGCCCTTGAAAGGGCAATTTCCTTGCAGCGGGAAGTAATCAGCCTGAGGGGCAGCGAAGTCGCTCCAAAGGCGGATTTGGACAAACTGGAGGAACTTCTCACGATGTATGATGTGGATATGGGGCGCTTTCTTATGGCCCAGTCTATGCGACTGGAGAAGGAGGCCGACGGAAAGATGGAGAATCGCGAGTACGAGGAGGCCATTCAGGCTCTCGAGAAAGCCCGCAATCTTCAGGAAGAAATTGACCAGCAATACCCACGCTCAACCGATCGCAATCCCTCGCGACTGCACCGACTGAACAATCAAATCCTATCCTGGCAGACCAAGCCTTTGGCTGACGAAGCAGACAGATTGAAGAGGGAAGCCTTTTCGCTGGTGGAATCTGGCCGCTTCGCCGAGGCCCGGGATAGTATCCAGAAAGCCCTGGAGAAGCAGCAGGAATTAAACGACTCATTCCGGAGTTCCCGCTCAGCCTCGATGGCCCGCATGCGGGAATTTGAAGATGCGTGGAAGCTTGTGCAGGTGGCTGAAGAGGCCAGCTTGGTTCAGACAATGACTCAGGAAGCAAGAAGCGCGCTTTCCTCCGAGCAATACACTTTATCAATTGCCCGCGCTGAGGAGGCAGAGATTATCCAGCGGAAAATCATGGATCGATTTCCGGAATTGGAGGTGGCGAACCCGGAAATCCTGATGGATATATCGCGGCTCAAGGACACGGCGGCGAGCCTCCCCGCTTTTAAGGAGCTCAACGCCCTGCAGGAATCTGTCCGGGAAATGCTCAGGACCCGCAATATGGAGCCGTTCAAAAACAAGGTTTCAGAATGGACGCGTGCCACGCAGGCATTCATTAGGGAGTTTCCAAACAGTGAGTATGCCGGAAATCTGGAGATGGAGAAAGTGGCGTACCTCCATGAGAATCGTGAAGATATTCCGGGAATTCTGGAAACTGTTTATGGGAATCTACTGCCGGTGGAAGGGTTCAAGGACAAATTGCTCTACCGGACGGAAGTCCCACAGTCCCTGTTTTTTCAAGTCACCAAACAAAATCCATCCGTTAAAAAGGACCCTGCCCTGCCAGTGGACTCAGTCACTTGGGAAGAAACAGGAGACTTTTTGAATAAACTCAGCTGGATTTTAGCACATCCCGTCTCGCTTCCCACTCTCGAACAGTTCAAGGCCGCCATTGGTTCAATGAATCCGGAGGAAATCCGTGCAACCGCTTGGTCTAGCGAGAATACCAGCCGCGAGATTCAACTTGTTGGGACTTCCAAGCCCGGCAAGAACGGCTTCTACGATCTTGCCGGAAATGTCGCAGAATGGCTTTCCGGGGAAGAAAACAATTTGACGGGACGCGCCACCGCTGTGGGCGGTTCCGCCCGGGACACTTCAACCCGGCTGGCAACTATCCCCGAGGAATCCCGCTCGAGGACTGAACGTAACCGGTTTGTCGGATTCAGGTTTGTGGTCGATTTTTCGGAGTAA
- a CDS encoding GNAT family N-acetyltransferase: MDPIISISHDLVLKVLRPCEAGVLFSLVQKNRAHLREWLPWVDSTRSPVDTRKFLEMSYGGFLHGAGFNFGIRHHGGLVGLVGFHGFDMANRITSLGYWLSEDACGKGIMREAVAGCVQYAFSDRGMNRVYVRCATNNFRSKRIPESLGFTHEGTQREAEWLYDHFVDLDVYSVLAAEWDGSIAT, from the coding sequence ATGGACCCAATCATTTCCATTTCCCATGATCTTGTGCTGAAGGTCTTGCGCCCGTGCGAGGCCGGGGTGCTTTTTTCCCTTGTCCAAAAAAACCGTGCCCATCTCCGGGAGTGGCTTCCCTGGGTGGACTCAACCCGCAGCCCGGTTGATACGCGAAAATTTCTTGAGATGAGTTACGGCGGGTTTCTTCACGGCGCAGGCTTCAATTTTGGGATTCGCCACCACGGTGGTCTGGTCGGTCTGGTCGGGTTTCATGGATTTGATATGGCCAACCGCATTACCAGTTTGGGTTACTGGCTTTCCGAGGATGCCTGCGGGAAAGGGATTATGCGGGAAGCGGTCGCCGGCTGTGTCCAATATGCTTTCAGCGACAGGGGCATGAACCGGGTTTATGTACGCTGTGCCACCAACAATTTCCGCAGCAAACGAATCCCGGAATCACTAGGGTTCACACACGAGGGAACCCAGCGCGAGGCGGAGTGGCTCTACGACCACTTTGTTGACTTGGATGTCTACAGTGTCCTGGCGGCGGAGTGGGATGGCTCAATCGCCACTTGA
- a CDS encoding DUF3016 domain-containing protein: MSNIDMKTMNIIFSALLGLSPLAGICGTATADFANPEDFTDFSVSGMSEEKTLNIFEGELEQELERIADKYLAEGETLTLVFTDIDMAGDIQPWRNRTNSDIRYVEAIYPPRLQFSYSLADADGNILKEGEAIESDLGFQMNISASVRGKNMSFFYELELLSDWARKELGHKDVDSSGD; this comes from the coding sequence ATGTCTAATATAGACATGAAGACGATGAACATAATCTTTTCCGCCCTTCTGGGCCTGTCTCCTCTCGCCGGTATTTGTGGAACCGCAACAGCGGATTTTGCAAATCCCGAGGACTTCACGGACTTCTCGGTCAGCGGAATGTCCGAAGAGAAGACGCTGAACATATTTGAAGGCGAACTGGAGCAGGAACTGGAACGTATCGCTGACAAATACCTCGCAGAGGGTGAAACACTGACCCTTGTGTTCACGGATATCGACATGGCTGGAGACATTCAGCCATGGCGCAATCGGACCAACTCGGACATTCGTTATGTTGAAGCCATCTACCCTCCGCGGCTCCAATTCAGTTACTCCTTGGCCGATGCAGACGGCAATATCCTGAAGGAAGGGGAGGCAATCGAAAGCGACCTGGGATTCCAGATGAATATCAGTGCAAGCGTCCGGGGAAAAAACATGAGCTTCTTCTATGAGTTGGAGCTGTTGTCAGACTGGGCGCGAAAAGAGCTCGGCCATAAGGATGTGGATTCAAGTGGCGATTGA